One Peromyscus leucopus breed LL Stock chromosome 2, UCI_PerLeu_2.1, whole genome shotgun sequence DNA window includes the following coding sequences:
- the Atp5if1 gene encoding ATPase inhibitor, mitochondrial, whose protein sequence is MASLALAIRGRAGVWAMRVLQTRGYASDSSESMDSGAGSIREAGGAFGRREKAEEDRYFREKTKEQLAALRKHHEEEIKHHEEEIERLQKQIDRHKKKIKNLHHHHHH, encoded by the exons ATGGCGAGCTTGGCGTTGGCGATTCGGGGTCGAGCAGGCGTCTGGGCTATGAGGGTTCTGCAAACCAGAGGCTACGCCTCGGACTCG TCGGAGAGCATGGACTCCGGCGCTGGCTCCATCCGGGAAGCCGGTGGGGCCTTCGGAAGGAGAGAGAAGGCCGAAGAGGATCGGTACTTCCG AGAGAAGACTAAAGAACAGCTGGCAGCCCTCAGGAAACACCATGAAGAAGAGATTAAGCACCACGAGGAGGAGATTGAGCGTCTGCAGAAACAGATTGACCGGCacaagaagaagataaaaaacctgcatcaccatcatcatcattaa
- the Dnajc8 gene encoding dnaJ homolog subfamily C member 8, with protein sequence MAASGESGASGGGGSTEEAFMTFYSEVKQIEKRDSVLTSKNQIERLTRPGSSYFNLNPFEVLQIDPEVTDEEIKKRFRQLSILVHPDKNQDDADRAQKAFEAVDKAYKLLLDQEQKKRALDVIQAGKEYVEHTVKERKKQLKKEGKPTNVEEDDPELFKQAVYKQTMKLFAELEIKRKEREAKEMHERKRQREEEIEAQEKAKREREWQKNFEESRDGRVDSWRNFQANTKGKKEKKNRTFLRPPKVKMEQRE encoded by the exons ATGGCGGCTTCGGGAGAGAGCGGGGCTTCGGGCGGCGGAGGCAGCACAGAGGAGGCATTTATGACCTTCTACAGTGAG gtGAAACAaatagagaagagagattctgttCTAACATCCAAAAATCAGATTGAAAGATTGACTCGTCCTGGTTCCTCTTACTTTAATCTGAATCCATTTGAG GTTCTTCAGATAGATCCTGAAGTGacagatgaagaaataaaaaagaggttTCGGCAG TTGTCTATATTGGTGCATCCTGACAAAAACCAAGATGACGCTGACCGAGCACAGAAGGCTTTTGAAG CTGTGGACAAAGCTTACAAGTTGCTACTGGATCAGGAACAAAAGAAGAGGGCCCTGGATGTAATTCAGGCAGGAAAAGAATACGTGGAACACACT GTTAAAGAGCGAAAAAAACagctaaagaaggaaggaaagcctaCAAATGTAGAGGAGGATGATCCGGAACTG TTCAAACAGGCAGTCTACAAACAGACCATGAAACTGTTTGCTGAGCTggaaattaaaaggaaagagagagaagccaaAGAAATGCATGAAAG GAAACGACAAAGAGAAGAGGAGATTGAAGCGCAGGAAAAAGCCAAGCGAGAAAGGGAGTGGCAGAAAAACTTCGAG GAAAGCCGGGATGGCCGAGTGGATAGTTGGCGAAATTTCCAGGCAAACacaaaggggaagaaggagaaaaagaaccgGACCTTCCTTCGGCCACCAAAAGTAAAGATGGAGCAGCGAGAGTGA